Below is a genomic region from Fischerella sp. PCC 9605.
TTCTTCTATACTAATGTCATCAAAAGATTTGTTGCCTGTTTCAACTCTAGCGACTGCTTGGTCGATGGTATTAAGAGCATCACCCAGGTTATCCAAAAGGACTTTACTATCAACCCGCAACATGGGTTGAGGTAATTTTAATAGCTCAACAGAAGTTGAATTGTTTTGCTGGTTGTCTTTTTCGAGTTGCAGCACAACTTCTAATCCTAGAAGCAGAGAGGTTAGCAAGATCGCCATCCAAGCACCGAGGGTTGTATCTGTTAAAGAAAACAACCAACCTAAAAGACCTACATAGATAAGTCCCTTTAGGAGTTTCAGGATTAACTTGTTGGGAGAAAAATTTGTAGCTGGGTTGGTAATTTGCTTTTGTTCTGGGAGAGTAACTTGAGTTTGATGAGCCGCAGCAAGAGTAGCGATGGATTGCCGCAGCGTATCTAGAAAAAAGGAAGCCAGACGTATTTGAGCTACATTTAGCTCGCTAATGTAAATTCTTTCCAGATTATCGAGTTGGTTTTGAACCAATTTCACTACCTGCTCAACACTAGTTGCTTTCTCTATCTCTGTCTGGAGTTGGTTACGTTCTTCACTAAAAAGTGTAAATAGTTTTTTCATCTTTTGACTAAAGAATTTAAGTGACTAATAGCAAAAGGATTTTTAATTAGGCTTACACTTTTCACACTAGCATTAGCGTTTCATCTCGCTCCAGTCGACGAGGCTAGCGCAAATCTTCTCCAGAATTTGATTTTACCGATCCCGAAACTGGGTTGGCACGAGATATGATTGGGTTGACTACGACTGCCCCGAGTGCAGATGGATGGATGACAGTGTGTAGGGCGAAGCAGCACGCAACCGAAATGACCGAAAATAAGGGAAGTGCTATTCAAACCTTGAGGAATAAATTTATGATATCCCGTCTGCTAACAGCGATCGCTCTTGCAATATTGCTAACCCTGACAATACTTCCTGCCGCAACTTGGGCTGTCGCTTCTGGCTTAGGAGTTGATAATGGTCATCTTAGTTCTTGTCCAGCTTCAAATAACTGTGTTGTGAGTCAGAATGCTGACCCAAAACACGCCATTGACCCGATTGCTTATCATGTAGACCGTAATGCAGCTAGAGAAACCTTACTAAAAGTTCTCGGCGTTGTTCCTCGTACAGAGGTTATAGAACAGACAGATAATTACATTCATGCTACGAGTAAAAGCCGCATCTTCAAGTTTGTTGATGATGTGGAGTTTTATTTCCCTCCCAATGAGTCAGTAATTCATCTGCGCTCAGCATCTCGCATTGGAGAGTCGGATCTCGGAGTAAATCGCAGGCGAGTCGAGCAAATTCGTCTGGCACTTCGCGATTTAAACATTTGATTTTAGGTTTACTGGGAAGTGTTCCCAGTGTGATACTGAGTATGACCGGGAAATGAGAGCGCGGCTGGATGATAGCGTATAGGACGATCGCTTTTATTCCCCAACAATAATTTCAAAGAAATGTCCCTTATAAATGAATCATACGTCGAATATCAAGCTAGGCTTGATGAGATGATTAGAACAGGCAAACTCAAACCCTCGATGTAACTCAGATTTTTTGTGACGTAGATGATTTCTGTTCATCATGGGAAAGCATGTAGCAAAAAGTACCGCAGCTACCATCAATGACTGGAGAACGTCGCAGCACTTCAAGAATGCACCTGTCGGAGATTGCCTTTGTCCTGGCGCATTGGGCTTATTTATCCTATCCAACCACTACCACCCCTGACTGGAAGCGGCACATACTGCTCTTTAATCCATCTTTCCACAACTTATTATGTCTTAATTTTTACTCCATCTCCAACAGATGATTCCTCTTGCGCGTAGTTATGGTTTTAACATCTATATTCCCAAGTGCAAGTCTGAGTCATCAAACATTTGTCCTGCTAGCTCATCTTCTTGTTTAACGCTCTTTCTCTCATGTTTTAAGCAAAAGCAAAACAACATTTTCATATTGGCGCTCGCCCTTACGGATGATGCTCAAAGCATCATCCCAGCATCTTGTCGTTTTTGCAGCTAAATATGTAATATTACTATATCCTTAGTTTAATTAATCACTTAACTTTGCTTAATCTCTATTATTCAACTAATGTGATATTTTATGCTCTTTATTTACTTTTTGCGGGTTTAGCCGCTTAGGTGCAAGACTCCCATGCAC
It encodes:
- a CDS encoding DUF1499 domain-containing protein; amino-acid sequence: MISRLLTAIALAILLTLTILPAATWAVASGLGVDNGHLSSCPASNNCVVSQNADPKHAIDPIAYHVDRNAARETLLKVLGVVPRTEVIEQTDNYIHATSKSRIFKFVDDVEFYFPPNESVIHLRSASRIGESDLGVNRRRVEQIRLALRDLNI